Within Helicoverpa zea isolate HzStark_Cry1AcR chromosome 17, ilHelZeax1.1, whole genome shotgun sequence, the genomic segment AGCAAGGCATCACACTAcaacgaaaaataaaatacacgaCACCGCCGTAGAGAAACATGTTACCATTGAAAAATTGAGACAATACTTAGAATGCCAACGTCTAGCCTGCCAAGTTTATGTAGCCTTGAAAGAACGAGAAACATGTGATGAGGAAATCGAAGATAGTCGTCAAAAACACAAGAAAAAAGCCAAGACCTTAAAGGATGAAATAGACtacaaagattttaatattttgtgtcaccAGGAGAAAGAAAAGACACAGCTAGAGTTCAGCATCATTTGGAAGAAGAAAGTTTCGCACATTGTGAAAACGTTCCAAACTTTTGTGACGTACTGTCTCACCTCGTTGCCAGAATATGCTGAATTTTTCATTAACATGGAAAAATTGATGCTGCTGCAGGTGGACAAAGCTTTAAGTAATCCGAGCGCCAAAAGTATCTTTAAATGTGAATACATTTACAAAGATCCGAGACCTGAACCACATCCATTTTATCTCTTCTGTGATAAACGTTATAACCCAGACGGTCCTCGCCTTGACAAAGATCTCTGTCCAATGCGTTGTACATCTAGCACATCCGTCATGCCAGTCATAGTAATAAATAAGCGTTGTTTGTACGCAGCTTGTGATAACTTCCAACAGTTCAGTAACAAAGCTAAATCATACATACATGGCGAGCGCGGAGACGATAACGACTTCCGAGATGATCACCTCTATGAACACGATGTACCTATTAGGTACTCATCATCGCAACAACTGAAAGAACTAAAATTAGAAAGTTCCTTAGTGCGAGTATTGGAGCAAGAGTTCCCGAACATAGGAGGAGCGACTATACATTGTGGCGTCTGCAAAACACCTCACTGCTTCTGCACCGACACTGATACCTCGAAACCGACAATTGACTCAAGCGAATCACCCAAAGCAGCGCCCATACAACAAGAAATGACTGAACATCACATATCAGCAGGCATACCAGGCCCAGAAAGTCAGTTAGAATCCAAATGGGAGGGTTACTTGAAGTCTATTGAGCCCAGAAAATGCGTATGTCTCAAAGCAGCTAAAAAGCATTTGACTGATCACTTGCCTGTTTATATGAGACAATCGATCTACAATCCGCCTTTTTTGCCTAACTACGAAATATGTCCACTTCCGACCTTAAGGAGGATGGTCCAAGAGGCGAGAGGGTCCGTTGTCGTGCCATCACCAGAACCTAAAGAATCCAAAACGAGAGACACGGCCACTCAGTGTGACGATGTAGAATATGAAACCTTCTGCACTTGTTTGTCTGAAACTGAGCTGCATCTTCTTATGGAAAATAGGACTACTGCAGGATCGATAATATACCATCTGGCAAAGACAACAGAAAAGTTTGATCTTGTACCTCGCACTGCACCGGCCAGCCTGACAGCCGTACGTGATACATCGTTTGCGAGGGACAGGGCGAATTCCTTGAGGGCGCTTATAGGAGATTCACCTGAACTTGAAGAAATATTTAAGAAAGGTCTTAAAGATAAaccttgaaattaaaataagatttttatttcttatctttagattatttttgttcatagcttattttaatttatagatatatttattactaGTGGTCTTTAAAGGTATTTATGGTTCTATCCTACTTCTCTATTATAACGTCTATGTGCATTGAATGAGGGCTTTTGAAATTGTTATAATTACtaattttattgttgtatttttataaataaactatattttgtaacagttgcgtttttcttttgtaattcatatttaatattcatgttttttctaaattaactGTGAATAATAATCTCGGTTTCAGAAATCTACATTTTCTGGACAAAGTACCTacagataattaattaaatgtcaAGCGCGTGTCCTTTCCCAACCCACaatcaagcaaaaaaaaacttctgtaTTATATTAGCTCgagtacaaaacaaaataattttggcaCATAGTGT encodes:
- the LOC124638022 gene encoding uncharacterized protein LOC124638022; the encoded protein is MSAEHLSENYRLRKHFMETNQVPSQSLIRNKMSAPLAAVYFKSMSPKLKVLAGLEPPMKGGGGDWYVPPKDLLDGRTVLKPLKKEYLSKLNYLGIDAICVKMMDRKMKSMLAKRSEMIAESDERWKVLVENECGQHREHISKEAAARNTELIRHTFDQFKYLYGSSINIIENLLFEAACSEIKRIQNEALQKMQNKYKTLLHQQATGLYDTYTHKLNIDQLRSRTEFVENLARHHTTTKNKIHDTAVEKHVTIEKLRQYLECQRLACQVYVALKERETCDEEIEDSRQKHKKKAKTLKDEIDYKDFNILCHQEKEKTQLEFSIIWKKKVSHIVKTFQTFVTYCLTSLPEYAEFFINMEKLMLLQVDKALSNPSAKSIFKCEYIYKDPRPEPHPFYLFCDKRYNPDGPRLDKDLCPMRCTSSTSVMPVIVINKRCLYAACDNFQQFSNKAKSYIHGERGDDNDFRDDHLYEHDVPIRYSSSQQLKELKLESSLVRVLEQEFPNIGGATIHCGVCKTPHCFCTDTDTSKPTIDSSESPKAAPIQQEMTEHHISAGIPGPESQLESKWEGYLKSIEPRKCVCLKAAKKHLTDHLPVYMRQSIYNPPFLPNYEICPLPTLRRMVQEARGSVVVPSPEPKESKTRDTATQCDDVEYETFCTCLSETELHLLMENRTTAGSIIYHLAKTTEKFDLVPRTAPASLTAVRDTSFARDRANSLRALIGDSPELEEIFKKGLKDKP